Proteins co-encoded in one Dehalogenimonas sp. WBC-2 genomic window:
- a CDS encoding hypothetical protein (uncharacterized protein MJ1433), translating to MNDRRFLLTTGAIALFLSAALYTLHYVIFQDVHHIFIYMMGDFAFLPLEVFLVVVVIERLLSQREKKALHSKLNMVIGAFFMAVGNRLLAELLTDFYGKEELYQHFKIGKDWQTEDFRRARAQARKTRLEVDFSRIDLEGLKVFMIEQRPFLMGLMGNPNLLEREAFTDLLWSITHLAEELEARKDLSALPEVDLKHLEGDINRFYDRLLTEWLNWAEHLKNNYPYFYSLLLRTHPFQKSPSPLVKE from the coding sequence TACCGGCGCCATTGCTCTCTTTTTGTCGGCCGCGCTTTATACGCTGCATTACGTTATCTTTCAGGATGTTCATCATATCTTTATCTATATGATGGGAGATTTTGCTTTCCTGCCTCTGGAAGTGTTTTTGGTGGTGGTGGTGATTGAGCGCCTGCTGTCGCAGCGGGAGAAAAAAGCCCTTCATTCGAAACTGAATATGGTCATCGGCGCCTTTTTCATGGCGGTGGGCAATCGTTTGCTGGCAGAACTGTTGACGGACTTCTACGGTAAGGAAGAGTTGTATCAACATTTCAAAATCGGCAAGGACTGGCAGACTGAAGACTTCCGCCGCGCTCGTGCTCAGGCGCGTAAAACCCGTCTTGAGGTGGACTTCAGCCGTATAGATCTTGAAGGACTCAAAGTCTTTATGATTGAACAACGCCCGTTCCTGATGGGGCTGATGGGAAACCCTAATCTCCTGGAGCGCGAAGCGTTCACCGACCTGCTGTGGTCTATCACCCATCTGGCTGAAGAGTTGGAGGCCAGGAAGGATCTGTCGGCACTGCCCGAGGTTGACCTGAAACATCTGGAAGGCGATATCAACCGTTTCTACGATCGGTTATTGACCGAGTGGCTGAATTGGGCCGAGCACCTGAAGAATAACTACCCCTATTTTTATTCGCTTCTGCTGCGGACCCACCCTTTCCAGAAGTCGCCTTCACCACTGGTCAAAGAGTGA